The genomic stretch atggTCTCTGCAGTAGTGTCTATAATATTAAGGTACCTTGAGTAAGGGTTCAGGAGGAAGTGCGGTGAACGATTTTCTTATCTACAGTACCTTTGTGTCTGCGATTCGTTTGCGATTCAGTCGAATGAAGAGAACCGAATTGAGAGTTCAAATCaggaatttttaaaacaatgatgattttttcttctgtctCACATCACGCTCGGTTCACTTTGTCGAGTGCGATAGTCAGCGTACCGCATAGGGGCATGATGCGGGGATTGAAAGATGAAACGAGACGATATCGTGAATTCGATGCATGTTAAGCAACTTTAGCGTAAGCATGGATCGCGAGGGACGAGAGTAGCGCCGAACGCTACGTGTAAGAGCGTCAGTGGCGGGATTCGCATTCGTCGGCGAACCGTCCTTACGGCCGTGATGTCGGAAACAATCAGCGGCTGACAATGCCTGCAAAGTGGTTGGATAATGCAACCTGCATCAGCTCTCGCGCGGCTCAAATCGCTCGCTCGTTTATACTGTATATagtgtattatacattatacacacagAGACAAGCAGCGCTGcagcagaagaagaagcagcagcagcagctcaTGCATACCAAACGAAGATATTTAAATTCGCGAAAGAGTCGCCACACCGCGGTAGACGCTACCGGAATTAATTCTTATCTGTATCTTGTGCTGCCTTTGCGTGCCATCAGACAACGGAAAACGAAATAACCTGCACCCCGCACTTTTCACTCTCGCGAATTATTGttgtatacgtacgtataccgTCTCCGACACGTCTTCGCTACAGTGTCTTCGACACTGACTGTGCGCATTTCACAGAAGAGAACTCGATTCCATCTTCGTCCCAGCACAGGCACGAAAAGTCTAACCCTCGTGTTCTTTCCATTCTAGGTACCGAGGTTGGCTCTCTCCTGACAACGTTGACCGCCAACGACGTCGACAACTCACCGGCCCTCGTTTATCAGTTTGATAACAACACTGGTCCTGGTCCATTCAGCATCGATCGATATAGCGGAAAAGTCATTCTCTCGAAGCAGCTGGACGCGGAAACGCAACCGGAGTACAATCTTCGTGTTTTGGCCAGTGACGGCATCCACGAAGCGTTCACCGAGCTCAACGTGAGAGTCGACGACCTCAATGACAATTCTCCAGAATTCGAACAGGCTGCATACTCGGCCTCGCTTCCAGGTTGGTTTCTTGTCTGAATGTCCTAAAAATGCCTCCCGATCTAGAAGAAACTATGTTTGGATACCAAGAATATCGTTTTATCATAGAAGAGTATGATAAGATGTCTCAGTGGCCTCACGACTCTACCGAAACTCATGAGCTGTCTCTTAAAATCCCGCGTCGATAATCTCGTCTATTAATTTCTACGAAAAGCTTGTCACTTTTTCAACTGTGCCgtgttagtttttttattacgaataATTTGTTTCAGTGGTTTTTTGCAAAGTCTGACCAATCCGCACTTACATGTACGGACGGGATTACGTTATCGGCCGGGGTGGTCGCCGTTAGTGTCACGTATGTGACAACAACCTGTCGAGCGGTTTGATTTTTTGCCATTCAACACCGGGAGATGCAATTTCGCAATAATCGGCGCCACGCGCTATATGTCTCACCCGCTCACAGCCGGTTCTCATGCAGTCGTTCATTCCTCTCTTGAGATATCCCTCTTAATCCCGCGTCCTGACACATCCCACGTTCTGTAAGGCAATTTGTTCCTCGCTCACGCGACTCATCGATACCTCGAGCCGACACCAATTAAGAATTAAGCCTATTTACAATCCTTCACGGTATCTAAATATATTATGCTCTATCCATTGGACACTTATTATGACTCAAAGCACGCACTTATCGCTAGCTATCTCATAATGCCTAAACTATGCGGAATAACCTGTGTCCAATATTTCGCATCAATAACAGTTCTTACACACGCAGCAGtagaattaagaaaaaaaatgtcgacaaAAAAACAGTCGTATATTACACATCTTCAGCTGTGATCTGCGATTTATTATACAACCAAGGAACCCTCTATTAAGTCGTCAATTAGTTTATCAGCGTGTTTGctaaaacttttataaaacgtaaacatttttaaaagatacttcgtttttttttcttttaaatgaataaattccaATCTATtcagttgaaatttttgcagTTTATGGCGTTTTAACTACGGCTAAGGGACTTGACtgattaggaaaaaaaagaattacagaAATTAGTTGGAAAGTAATATGCGGTTAATCGCGTTAGACGAAACGAATATTTAATGAACTCGATTCAAAGTTCATTAGatcgaatttatttatcacagATTAATCCTAagatttcacaaattttttataccacgTGTCAGCTGTTGCGCGAGATTGGCCATTGCCTGGCTCGTGAAATGTAATACATGgaggaatttttatcaaaatagtGAATCGTTTTGTATCCAAATACTAAAATACCGTTTTCGAAtaatatttcgtatttcattCCCGTTTTACGCTGAAACGTTAGATTTTATAGCAAAATAATTGCGAGGAAACTCAATCTGCATGATATATTCTCAATTATCTCAAAGTCAATTCGGATTCCGACTCTGAATTCTGGATTATTTTCGCCGTATGCCTCAACGGCAGTGTTGCGTAAGCATACGTTACAGACATCTGGCAATATCGCAAGCCCGTTATCTTGAAAATGACAACTAGCAGAGGACGTGGAGACGCGCGGGAGTTGAAAAGAAAcggctttttttttattatagaCAAGTTGTCCCGTTGCTCGTGTCCTAAACTCGAATTGACACCGGTCCAAGATAACATACTTGTGTAAAAGCTGAACGAGCAAACTAACGAACGTATAACGTACGGTAGGTGAGAAAGCGCGACACTGAGAGTgagagcaagagagagagagagagagagagagagagagtaagagAGAAGGAGCGAAAGCCCGGAcacgagaaagagagaaatgaGAAGTCGCTTGGCGCTCGCGATTTACAGGTATCGCGCTATGCGCTGTCGCTGTTTGAAGGGAGATGGAACGAGCCGGCAAAATACGAGACCAAGAGAGAACGTTGCACATAAATAAGTCCCCATGCGCGATACGTTGCACCGCTCGTGAAGCCGCATGCAGCCCGCGTTTCTTTGCAGTCCCGATTGTTTAATGCGGCTTAAGACTTATTAAAAATGCATATCGCCCGTATATACGACACCCCGACGGCATAACAGTAATTTAAGAAAGTGAACGCGGGGGGCGaggaaatcatttccaaaaaaaaaaaaaaaaaaatgtgtaaaagaaaaaagagagaagaaaagaaaaaaagttgaagttgaaaaagaaattcctaGCTCTCCGTCGTACTTGGGATGAGGGACGGCTTACATACGTGTACCGCGATTTGTGGTGACTTTAACTCAAATCACGACTCCACTGCCTGAACTATGTTGGTGTACGCCTACGTTTAGGTACATCACAATATATATGCATGCAGGTACGAACGTACGTACAGGTATATCGGATACGTTTAAGACGTATTAAAAGGCTGGCGGTGCACGATCGCACTGTCGGTGTATTATCATAATTCTTCCCTTTACGGGGAATTAAATGTTTATGCTCTAAGAAATTCACTTTAATGAACTGCACAAACGGAGGTGCACGTATAGCTGGACTCGAATGCAGGGTGCTAACCTCATGCGAAACTCCAACTCCGATCCCCATTGCGAGGCACAGCGCGGTGCCCAACACCGGGACCACAAATCGTTCGCCACCCGACAATGAATGGCGTTATGCGGTCGATAATTTATGGAAAATGTTCCGGGGTCACGGCTCCGCCAACACCGCACTAAACGGCCCCAAAACGGACCCTTTTCGAGATAATATCTCATTTTCGAGCGTCGTGCAATTTCAGCCTCGCAGTATCCTTTGTCGCAAAAATCAAGAGCGAATGACACGCTCATCATGAGAGGGTATTAATATGTATGATGAAACGACTTTGAACAAACTGAGGGGACAAATCGGGGAAGTCCCGAGATGAAGGAGTCTTGACGTTGCGAGGTGGGTGCAAATTGCCCGATTAGTCTGGGTAAATTCTTGCCGAGAGATGCGAGTATGGCTGAGACTCGTCTTAGTTCCGAGGATCGTATCCTTGCGGTGGGTTATTTCAGATCGTGGAGTCTGCTTGGCGCATTAATGCCGAGTTATCCAACGATTTGAAACGCATCGGAATGATTTTTTCGCACTGTACCCGCAGCACCGCGCCGCGTCCTGCCGCGATTTATACGACTGGTTATTATTTCATACTTCCGTTCAGTTGGTGTCAGGACAGCTTATCCTCTGGGGCTCGGTCCGGCGGTACTGACCTGGCCTTTCCTGCACGACCGTGTCCGTTCATCCTGGAGGCCATCTGCCAACGCGGCTGATACACCCggataaaaatcgaaattagcaagtttttttttttttttcaacgcgaAAAAAGGCTATTTAGCAAGTTCGTTTATCGACTTCGCTACATCCATGAAGGTAATGATAGCTTGTCTAAATAGTCGATTATCGATTTACAGCAGATGCCGCggcaaaaaatattcatcagtCAGAAAAATGGTTTCGAGTTTGTTTTTATACACAATTCTTATGCACCCTTGTCCGTCAAGTTTTGTACCTGCGTCACCTCTCGACTATATGGTATATACTTAACGCGGCTTACGTATGGCATATTAATTCAACTCTACCGACATTGGCGTTAATTAGTAAAAGCGACCTCGCTCGGGACTCTCAGGCTTAACGTCGTCGTTGGTGCAGTTTCATTAGCCGTTTAAAGAGACCTTCGCCATTCTCGAGGACGTCTGCACAGACATATATACATGAGTAAAAAGCATAATATTGAACCCaactctctcactctctctctctctgtttctctccATCACGGTGATGAGATTAATTAACCTGAGCACCGCGACGCAACCTTGCTGATACTTTTCTCGAGTTCGTTTCAGTTGAGCCGTCTCTCTTATAACGGAAACTTAATACGGTGTAGATTCGATCTCCACGATAAATCCAGTAACAAATATCTATAACctgggaaaaaataaattgcaaacaCTGTAGTAGCGAGGtggtatgaaaaaaagtttctaaaGCAGCCGCCTCAATTCTTGTAGTTAAATAAGTACAAGAATAACATAACTCGTTCGTTCGAACAGACGTTTCTACAACGTGCATGAATCGACGGATGTTCACCCGAccctttttttattccagaTGGTCAAGGCGAGATTCAAGAAGTCCTGGCGGTCAACGCAACGGACAAGGACCTCTCGGAAAAGAATTCGAGGATTCGGTACAACCTCGTGAGTCCAGTAAAGGGATTCAGCGTCCATCCGGAAACGGGGATGGTGCTGGTGAACCGAACGGCGCTTCCAAGGCCGCTGCCGAAGGACGTGGAGCTCGCGGTATCGGCCCAGGACGCAGGGCAGCCGTCGAGGTCATCGGTCTGCACGGTGGTAGTGAGGCTAAGCACGCTGAAGAGCACTCAACCGGGCAAAGAGTTCCGAATAAACGTTACGGAAAACGCGGAGCGGGGCACGACGTTGATGAGACTCTCTGACATAGACCTGATTGACGGAGACGCGATATTGTCCGGTGACGAGAACGGGCTCTTCGAGGTCTCCCGAGGCAAGCTGATCCTGGTTAAGAACCTGGACAGAGAAACGAAGGACCGCTTCGTCCTGCGGCTCGGATCGCGGGGCGAGAATTCCTCGGCCTCGGTGGTCGTCGTTAACGTCGAAGACGTGAACGACAACTATCCGGAGTTCGATCGAGCGCTCTACGAGGTATCGATAAAAGAGGACGCCGAAAAGGGCAGCACCGTCGTCGTAGTCAGAGCCAGGGACACCGACAAGCCTGACACACCGGCGGCGACCATCACCTACGACATAACTTCCGGTAACGATCTTGGCCTCTTCCGCGTCGAGAAGGCTTCCGGTATCGTTCTAGTCAACGCCAGCCTGGACTGCGACCTCGGTCCCGAGGTCCACGTGCTCGTCATCATGGCATGCGACCTCCACCCTTCGGCTCCGCTCTGCACACTGACCAGACTCCGCGTCCACCTCGAGGACGTGAACGACAACTCGCCGAGGTTCCCGGTCTCGGAGTACCTGGAGATCGTGGGTGAGAACGAGTCGATAGGGACGAGGATATTCACCGCGAGAGCTACAGATCTTGATCGAGGAATCTACGGAGCCTTGAACTACTCCATAGTCTCGGCGGCGGCGTCGGGCTTTTCGGAAATCGACGACTCGTGGAGACTCTTCGCCGTCGACTCGAAGTCGGGGCTCGTTTCAACCCGCGCCGTTTTCGACTACGAGCAGAGGAACCACTACGCTTTCACCCTTCGGGCGACCGACACCGGCGGAAGGACAGCCGCGATTAGGGTCCGCGTGGAAATCGACTCCAGGGACGAGTTTTACCCCCAGTTTACGGAGCGGATGTACAAGTTCGCGATACGGAACACCCTCATTACCCCCGGCACCGTAATCGGTCTTATCACCGCCACCGACAGGGACAAAGGACCCGACGGTCGGGTCGTGTACCAACTGACGTCCCAGCATCCGTCCTTCAAGCTTAACCGAACCACCGGCGCTCTGATAGTAAAACAAAAGTTGACAAATGTCGCGGAGGAATCGCGACTCGTGGTGTCCGCGAGCTCGGGACGACAGGGCTCCCTCTCGAACATGACCGTTGTCGAGATAACGATCGACGAATCGGCCGCTGACATCGGCTCCAACATGGCGGTCGCGGCCGCCGGGGGCCTCGCCGACTGGGCCCTGGGCCTGCTGATAGCGCTGCTGCTGGTGGTGGTCGCTTTCGGCGGGATATTCTTATTCCTGCACATGCGGAACCGGCGTCACAAGAAGGGAGCGAAGCCGAGGCTGAACGGCGAGAGCACGGTAACGACGTCGAACAGCTACGTCGATCCCAGCGCCTTCGACACGATACCGATACGCAGCGGGGGGGCGACGAGCCAATTCGCGCCACCAAAATACGACGAGATACCGCCCTACGGCACTTCCGGTCAGTCGGCGCCACAACAGGCCACATCCGAGATCTCGGGCAGCGATCAGTCCGGCTCCTCGGGGCGGGGATCGGCCGAGGACGACGGCGAGGACGAGGAGATAAGGATGATAAACGAGGGCCAACAGGGTGGCGACTCGGCGAGCGATCTCTCGGTTCACAACACTCAGGAGTACCTCGCTCGGCTGGGAATCGTCGATCCGCCAACCGGGACGCCGAGGCGACCACCGGAAGCGCTCCCGCTGGACAGCCTGCACCTTTTCGAGGACGAAACCTCTGCGGAGGCGGACATCGCGACGCTGATATACGGAAAGATCAGCGAGGCCGGGCGGCCAACTTCCGGTCTCGAGGCGCCCCAGCCCTCGATGAACGGCTCTCTGAGCTCCATCGTCCACTCGGAGGAGGAGCTCACAGGGTCCTACAACTGGGACTACCTCCTTGATTGGGGACCGCAGTACCAACCGCTCGCCCACGTCTTCGGCGAGATCGCGAGGCTCAAGGACGACGCGGCCAGCGTGCAGAGCGGGAACTCTGCGGGCAGCAAGAGCAAGCCTGTCCATAAGgcccccccgccccccctCCTAACATCGGTCGCTCCCAGGTCGCTCGCGGCCCCCGCGCTAGCGAGGGGGATCGTTCCGAGGTCGCCGATCAGCCACGACGGATCGACCTTCCCGTCGGCCGCCCTAAGCCCCAgcttttctccctctctctcgccCCTCGCGACCAGGAGTCCCAGCATAAGTCCCCTCGTCCCCCCCGGGGCCCAGCGGTCGAGCCAAGGGCCGCAGCGCGGCATGCCGGTTGCGGATTCGGAGCTGAGGATCTAGGCTGAAGGGGGGTGGGAGATAAATTAATAGGacaatgtttcaaattttaactgTAGTAGGTATCCGTGACTTTGGACTGCTGCTACGCGGCAGCTACGAAGCTGGTGAAGTGTGCGTGATTCGGATATTTATAAATCACTTTGTTGACCAGTGACCGATGCGGTGTGGATTTGTTTTAACGATGCGAcgatatacatattattaacGGTGTAAATATGAGTATATATAATTGAGAATAAGAAACGACTGAACTCCTAGGACTTATCGATACGTTATGTAGGATCGGACTCGCGATTACTGAACTCACTGAGGAACCTCGCATAGCGCGGGTATGAGCGttgaatacaaatatatacgtacgttgTGATTTTGGTCGAGACGCGTAATATAATGTCGCGACCGACGCAAAAGTTCGAAATATACTCAGTATTTCATTGTAAAGCTTTTAGATAGATATGAAAAAGTGgccatatacatatataacgttccaaaaatttcattcgtcagtgaaatggaatttaatataccgatcaatatacatataaatgaaACTACATCTTGCCTTACTGCATTGCCACTTTTGTACAGTATGATAAACGAttagtttttaataaatatatacgtatgctGTAACTATGTTATACGGGACAAAACGAGTGTAAAGTAAAAGAAGATTTAGAATGTATCGTATACGACGAGGTGTTGAGCTGTATTATTGATGATTGAATACaggtacatataatatttggtgaaaaataaatttttattcaagtaaGCACGAGGAAGCAGGAAATAAATCTGTACATAGATAATTTTGCCTGTGCCAGGATTTCCATCTAGCTTTATACGCACGTTGCTGAATTGTACAGAATAACAATAAAAGAAGACTAgaacgaaaagaaattaatcTGTGCTTGTGTAGCCTTGTACatacacataggtatataattttaatgataataatattaaggataaccataatgataacaatttttgttataatcaaaaaatagACTGCCACAATTAAGTCGGTCTGGTTTCACTGTGTTTAGTGCATTGTTTTTGGAAATTGAAGCGAAAGAATtttaggaaaataaaataatgagaaaCAGTAACTCGCTAAATGAAACGAGTTGTTGTAAACTATATGTAATATTGTTGTCTAGCACTTAACGAAAGTATaagttaaattattattgaacaTAGGGAAACCGTcccatttatattattattattattattattattattaaaaaaccaCGAACGAACTGATTTGAATCGTGGTTTATGTTGAACTCATGTTGTTCTTGTATTATACATCGCACGCAGGCTATATAGtagatttcaattttcaaattaaaaaactgGAGAGCAAAGAACGTATTACGTATATGTAAAGTAAAAGAAATAGCGAAGCGCGTTGCCATGAATGTACTATCTTACATGGTACGTGAGAACTAAGATATTACCgtttacatattatattttgtataaaaaagaacCTTTCCCCCTCCTGTACAAACCTTTAAAAACGAAATCCACTATTGTGGGccttaataaatgaattttgtaaaaaaaaaaaaaaaagaaaatggtgTACCAAATTCACAATCATAATTCTGTTATTCATTCCTACTACTGTTGTTACATAGTTTTTTCTACAATATTCATTTCACGGttgggtgaaaattatttagatATATTTAAAACTGTACCATTaatcaaaaatgaaatattgatgaaaatgtatcaaaattcTGATCGGACAATGCGTAGCGTATTTAAAATACTGGTGCGTCAAACGTGGGAGGACTCATCTCCATTATCCGCTGCCATAGCTTCTCGATTTTCGTAAGCCCAGAACCCGTGGAATTCTATCAAAATACTGACCATAGTATCGCCTTGTCCACTGTAACGGAAACAGGAATGACAATTGTCAGATGAAAGGGCAATCCAATCGCCGATCCAACTGGAGTACgagtataatttttctatcacGATTACAACAATTCGCAATTTACTCACCACGATAAAAGATCTTGTAGCGTGATTTTGCAGGGATCAGCTGGTTTTACCATGTCAAATATTTCATCCTTAACATCTTCAAAACTTACTGGCTCCTGACCATGCATCGTCATTTGCTCTTGGATCGCCTAGACCATGAATTGaaagtattaaattataaattgttataatCGCCTACTAATCAAGTTAAAATCAGGTTTACAGAacgttaataataatcatacatCAACATACCCGAAAGAAGTAATTGAGGCAGAAAGTATCGAGGTATCCACAGTTATTAATATCGAGAATACGGAATAAGTAGTGGAGACTTTGTGGTTCGTGACGGTTTTCCAGAGCCAGGACGAAGTCCAAATACGTTTTATAGTCCATCTCACCCTCGTAAGTCAAACACTCCTGGAAGACCCTCTCAAGAAAGACTCCGGTGAGCGTACCTGTACCATAGCTGcacaaaatgaaattatatcacaaaatgaaaagtaaGTAACACGAGAACAACGGCATTTTTTGTTTAGAAAAAGTCTTCAACGATTAAATCAAAATGttacgtaattatttttacccaGAGAGTTCTTCTTTGTTGAGCATGCCATTATGATCTCGATCGAGATTTAAATATTGACCATAAACTTTCAGGGCGGACGGTGCAGAGAACCAGTTGGCTTCTTGAAGATCCTTGGGCAGATCCTCGTCACGCAACTCTAAAAGGTCATCAAGAAAACTACATGCTAAAATGTCTTGTATTCTCACTCTTCCTGTCCTCAGTGGGTCTAGGAAAAAGAGGAATTTTCTAACTGCGGTACAAACGTAGAACGAATGAAAAGATTTCTCAAGCCCTTCAAGCTGTGGTAGCGTGGGAATTAGTTCCAAAATATAATTCTCCAAGTCCTGAAAGGAAATCGTAATGTTATTAAAATGTTTAGTCTGCTTTAAGAATTCCcagtaatttttcaagtaacTGACAATAATATGGGGTCGATTCTTACAGACTCTCTGAGGTATCCCTGTCCAGTGACATCGTAAAGGGATAAACCAATACGAGTTTGGTGAAGCCAGACTTTCCTCATGACATAGTTGAACAATGCCATGATACTAATGCGCCCGTGAGGATCGCCTTGCTGCAGCTTGGCAAAAACAACCGCTGTAAAGTAAGGAGCACATTTCGAGCCTGCGAGAGCACCAACTTTTTTGAAATCCTCATAATTGATCAATTGCTCGTCCCCTAAGATTGGTTCACTGTGGTGTTTGTCCAAAAGTACCCACAGAGCCTTGAGCTCATTGTTATCGAGCAATTGGCGAGACCGTTTTTGAAGAAATAAGGCTCGCGTTTCTTCTCGTAATTTCTGTGGTAAGATTTCATCCTCTTTCGGTaactaaaatttttaccgaattAAAGACCGTAAGTAACGAAGTCGAATTCGAAGTGCAATTGTGGGCGTGTGGAAGATTTGAATCAAAGATtcgtatatttcaatttttaaatacctgTAGAATATTGACTGTAATATACcttgaaataaaactttggTATGACTTTATAGGTTAGATCCTTGTCTTCAGCCTTGGTCCCTTTCCATTCtctgtatattttttgaaatagcTCGTCCTCCTTCCTCTCGAGTTCATGGACGCTTTTTTCGTCGGCTATAAAGGTAAACAAGTGTCATGATGTCAACAATACGATCAACGATTCGTGTTAATATCGTCATCATATCATTCTTGCTAAGTATTTATTCGAAGATTGGCTGGTATACTTTACGTTTATTCGCCAATGCGCATTTATTCAACAATTCTGTCAAATCCATTAATTTTCACTCTCGTCAatacaaacgaaaaatatttcgttaagTAATacaaacaataatattattaaaaagaaCACTATTTACATCCGTACGACGGGACTCGCAGATTGGATCCACGGTGAATCCACAATTTTCAGACCTGCGCGACTAAGCGATAACCAACAGACTACAACCAATCATCGCACAGCCTGAGAACGTTGATCACCGAAACTAAACAGCATTGGTTATCGTCTGTTGTTCGTTTGTTGTCTCGCATTCACGGTGAACGCGCAATATCAGCAAACTATTCTACGAGCGTTGCCGGGgacgttgactgaagaatataagGACGAATACCCCTGGGTAAATATTTGTGACCAGTTTTCGTCGGGCAAATGGGCCCAGGTGGGCCTGAGAGAGTAGGAGGGTTCTGCTCTATCGACTCTACCTAACGGGCTCGCACCGACATTCGTAGCAGCCAAAGTAGTGTCGGTATGGAAGCTTAAGATTGTGTCGGTACAAAATGAGTACGTGAGACTACTTAGCGACTGCTACTTAGAATTGTCGATCAGCTCGATCATCCCCGTGAGAAGACGCGCAACCGCGTCAACCGCCAGACGCCTCCGACGACCACCGCGTCGACCGCCAACGACCGCAACAACCTCCAAGCACCTCCAACCACCATCTACCATCTCCGACCAcgttcgtcctcctcgtccacctcgcCCCGTCCTCCGCCTGCTCCTCctccgcccccccccccccgcatCGTCCACGTTATCGTCGTGCTCCTCAACCACCGCCGATCACTTCCGACCACCGCCAAACACTTCCTACCCCCTTCAATCACCTCCACGCACCTCCTGTCACCTCCTTCCACCTCCAAATGCCGCCGACCACTTGCTACCACCCCCTGTCACCTCCAACCTCCACCTACCAGCttctaccatttccgaacGTCTCCAACCACCTTCGTCCTCTTAGTCCCCCTGATCCACCATGTATTTTACAACATTAATATTcgtaattattcc from Neodiprion virginianus isolate iyNeoVirg1 chromosome 3, iyNeoVirg1.1, whole genome shotgun sequence encodes the following:
- the LOC124301656 gene encoding serine/threonine-protein phosphatase 2A regulatory subunit B'' subunit gamma-like, with protein sequence MDLTELLNKCALANKPDEKSVHELERKEDELFQKIYREWKGTKAEDKDLTYKVIPKFYFKLPKEDEILPQKLREETRALFLQKRSRQLLDNNELKALWVLLDKHHSEPILGDEQLINYEDFKKVGALAGSKCAPYFTAVVFAKLQQGDPHGRISIMALFNYVMRKVWLHQTRIGLSLYDVTGQGYLRESDLENYILELIPTLPQLEGLEKSFHSFYVCTAVRKFLFFLDPLRTGRVRIQDILACSFLDDLLELRDEDLPKDLQEANWFSAPSALKVYGQYLNLDRDHNGMLNKEELSGYGTGTLTGVFLERVFQECLTYEGEMDYKTYLDFVLALENRHEPQSLHYLFRILDINNCGYLDTFCLNYFFRAIQEQMTMHGQEPVSFEDVKDEIFDMVKPADPCKITLQDLLSCGQGDTMVSILIEFHGFWAYENREAMAADNGDESSHV